One part of the Palaemon carinicauda isolate YSFRI2023 chromosome 23, ASM3689809v2, whole genome shotgun sequence genome encodes these proteins:
- the LOC137617479 gene encoding uncharacterized protein: MARNWNMTQISEFGSVFGMRWTFNKSADSPWENGCSESLIKSVKRCIMTSVGTNILSWSELQTFMFEIANLMNSHPTGFNPGFDPSLGIYLCPKDLLLGHTGVRVPSGLWNESNNPRQSFEFKQKIVNSFWKRWLRDYFSSLLVGQIWHTQRRNLRPGGIVLVRENNIVKGAWKMAKVAVAVPGSDGHARDVTLRYKVHKQVTQYKGQIDMLIKRSAHKLIVLLPVEERGE, encoded by the coding sequence ATGGCCAGGAACTGGAATATGACACAGATTTCAGAGTTTGGTAGTGTTTTCGGAATGAGGTGGACATTCAACAAGTCTGCAGATTCTCCATGGGAGAATGGGTGCAGCGAATCTCTGATAAAATCTGTAAAGAGGTGTATCATGACGTCTGTAGGTACTAATATTCTTTCATGGAGTGAGCTTCAGACTTTTATGTTTGAGATTGCTAATTTAATGAATAGCCATCCAACTGGTTTCAATCCAGGGTTTGATCCCAGTTTAGGCATTTATCTTTGCCCTAAAGACTTGCTCTTAGGTCATACAGGTGTCAGAGTCCCAAGTGGATTATGGAATGAAAGTAATAATCCAAGGCAAAGTTTTGAGTTCAAGCAGAAGATTGTAAATTCTTTTTGGAAGAGGTGGCTTCGagattatttttcttcacttttagttGGGCAAATATGGCATACTCAGCGTAGGAATTTAAGACCAGGTGGTATTGTACTTGTACGGGAAAACAATATTGTAAAGGGTGCATGGAAAATGGCCAAAGTTGCCGTAGCCGTACCTGGAAGTGATGGTCATGCACGAGATGTAACCTTGAGGTATAAAGTTCATAAACAAGTTACACAGTACAAAGGTCAAATCGATATGTTAATCAAACGGTCTGCTCATAAACTGATAGTTTTACTTCCTGTTGAAGAGCGTGGTGAATAA
- the LOC137617481 gene encoding uncharacterized protein — MKLKQIEEGLHYDSIKGYWIASYPWIGDPNKLPNNVSLAYGRLKSTERRLMKLGSDYSKKYNDQILDMVHRGVARKLIIDEMSSYNGPIHYLPHNEIHKPDSVSTPLRIVFNSSSSYLGHVLNDYFAKGPDVLNSMIARLIRFRQHAVVIIADIKKMNKTVRISEHDQHTCRSLWRDLETDKEPDHYVLTAVTFGDTPSGIIAMMALGKTTEMDESFPLTAEMINRNSYVDDILSSVSTVERAKRSIVEANVILSWGGFQIKHWVM, encoded by the coding sequence ATGAAATTAAAACAGATAGAAGAGGGACTTCATTATGATTCAATAAAAGGGTATTGGATTGCAAGTTATCCATGGATTGGGGATCCTAACAAGCTCCCTAATAATGTTTCCCTCGCATATGGAAGACTAAAATCTACTGAACGGAGGCTAATGAAGCTCGGGAGCGATTACTCTAAAAAATATAATGATCAGATTTTAGATATGGTTCATAGGGGAGTTGCTAGAAAATTGATCATTGATGAGATGAGTAGTTATAATGGTCCCATTCACTACTTGCCCCACAATGAAATCCACAAGCCAGACTCTGTTTCTACCCCTTTGAGAATTGTGTTCAACTCTTCTTCCTCTTATCTTGGTCACGTACTTAATGATTACTTTGCAAAGGGCCCTGATGTGCTAAACAGTATGATTGCTAGACTGATACGTTTTAGGCAGCATGCGGTGGTCATCATAGCAGATATTAAGAAAATGAATAAGACGGTACGAATATCAGAACATGATCAACATACTTGTAGGTCTTTGTGGCGGGACTTAGAGACTGACAAAGAGCCAGATCACTATGTGCTTACTGCTGTGACCTTTGGTGATACACCTAGTGGCATAATAGCGATGATGGCCTTAGGTAAAACGACCGAGATGGATGAATCCTTTCCCCTAACTGCAGAGATGATCAATCGTAACTCGTATGTTGATGATATACTGTCAAGTGTATCGACGGTTGAAAGGGCTAAAAGAAGTATTGTAGAAGCTAATGTAATATTATCATGGGGAGGATTTCAGATCAAGCACTGGGTTATGTGA